In Heyndrickxia vini, the sequence ATACAGGATATAAAGAATAATATCAAAAAGCGAGTTCTCTAAAATGAACTCGCTTTTACTCTTATTTATCATAATCACGGGATTTTTTCTCGGAACTAAGAAGGAGTAAAGTGTTCTAGAGATTCCTTTGTACGAAATTGCTTTGGTGGCATACCAGCATGGTTTTTAAATACTCGCGAAAAATAGTATTGGTTTTGAAACCCTGTTAAAGAAGCAATTTCTTTTACAACCATATCAGTTTCAACAAGAAGTTTTTTTGCCTCTTTTATTCTTATGTCAGTTAAGCATTCCCGAAATGTTTTCTTTGTTTTTTCAACGAATAAATGGCTTAAATAAGTTGAATTCCTGCCTGCAAAATTGGACAAATCACTTAAAGCAAAGTCTTTCTTCCAATAATTCAATTCCATATATTTTAAGCACTTCTCAATTATATCCGTATATGAATTTTTGCTTATATCGGTAACTGCATCGATTATTTTCGAGGTAAAAATGATCAATCTTTGAATAATTCGGAAAATGATAGATTCATATAATATCGTATCAAAAATGGTTAAATATTCTTCCTCATATAATTTATGATCCAGATTAGTGGATTTCATGTGCCGACGAATTTGCGCTAAAATGCTTGTTAAACGAATGCGTAATAAACCCGGATCCGGAAAAGGATTTGTAAATTGCAAAAATTCCCTAGATAAGAAGCTAGATATTTCTTCTTTATTCCCTTCATTTAAATAACTAATCCATTGCTTTTGCTCGCCCGGTGTTAAGAATGGATCGATAAATTCCCATTGTAATTCACGCGTAAACTCTAAAACCTGCCGATATCCAACAAAAAAAGTTACTTCAGTCATTTTTTTTGTATGTAAATATTTCTCGTGTAAAGATAAGTGGGGATTCTCCTCTAAATTAATAATAATGAAAATAGATTCGCGTTCGAATTGGTCCCAATCATACATAAAGCGTTTACATAGAGAACTCCAATCTAAGTCTGCATGCGAATTAAATAGACAGATAGTCATATCACTTAATGGGAAAATCCTTGGAGAAACTGGAAAGATATAATCTTTTAAAAATAGGTTTAGCTTCGGAAGAATACTTACTTTCTCAGGTTGAAAGGCGACAAATACATATGGTTCGATAAATGAACTTTCTGCTAAGAATAAATGTTCATATACAACATTTTGTTTTTCCGTATGAAAGGTTTTTTCTAGGTTATTTTTACCTTTTCGTTCAAGTTCCCGAATAAATAAATTGATATTATTTAAAAGCTCTTGTGGGGAAAATGGCTTAATTAATAAGCATTTAGTTCCTATATCAATTGCTTTTTTAGCTGCTTCGAATGTCGCTTCCATCGTAATAGAGATAATGGTTGGTTGATTAATTTTAATCGCTTTTAGTAATTCTTCCCCCATACCGATATTCGTTTCATAAATAAAGATATCTGGGCGATCATTTTCAAGGACCATTATAGTATCAATTAGGTTATGGGCTAATTTGACATTTACATTTGAAACAGAAGATTCAATAAGCCATTTCATTCCTTTAGCTTCAAATTCATCATTGTCTGCAATCAATAGGTTGTACATTTTATCCACCTCTTAATTAAGTATACATACCTCCATTTATGTGTAACACTTGACCATTCACATAATTTGATAGTGGTGAGGCTAAATAAAGAATTGCAGATGCTGCTTCTTCAGGAGTACCTGCTCGTTGTTGCGGGATTGAATGTTCAAACATTTTTCTTACTTTCTCGGGAATTCCTAATGAAACACCATTGAAAGATTCGCCTTTTTCTTTTGATTGTGTTAGACGTGTATCGATTAAACCGAATGCGACAGCATTACAATTTACATTATATGATCCCCATTCTTTTGCAACTGTTTTGGTCAAACCAATGAGCCCGGCTTTTGCAGAAGCGTAATTAGCTTGGCCGATATTCCCCATCACACCAGCTACAGAGGATACATTCACTATTTTACGATATATTTCACTACCAACCTCGTTTCTCATATATGGTGCGGCTGCACGAATCAATTTAAATGGTGCAATTAAATGAATATCTAACATTGCTTGAAACTGATCGTCACTCATTTTATGAATCATGCCATCCCAAGTATACCCGGCATTGTTAACCAATATGTTTAGCCCGCCAAAGCTTGTTATTGCTGCATCAATAATATTTTCAGCAAAACGATGATGTGTCACATCACCTGGAAAAGCCACAGCTTGACCACCCTTTTCTTTGATTTCGGAAGCTACTGCCGTTGCATGCTCCTCATCAAGATCGGAAATAATCACGTTTGCTCCTTGTTCAGCGAGTATTTTTGCTACTGCTTTACCAACTCCTCGACCAGAACCTGTGACGATAGCCGTTTGATTATGTAACATCATACCTCTTCACTCTCCTTCTTAACTTGAAATTCTCCTTTTAACTTCGTTTCCCCTTCGGTATTTTTGACAAATAATTTCCCTGCAAGTCGTAATTCTCCATCAACTTCTATCTCATTGACGATACTTCCTTCAATTGATAAACATTCACCGGGTCTCGTCATCGACGAAAACCGCACTTTAAATTTACGTAAATTTTTTCTAGGGAACCATTTACTTAAGGCCTCTCCTGCCATACCCATAATTAACATCCCATGTGCAATTACATCACCTAACCCTGCTTTTTCTGCAATCGGGACGACTGTATGAATCGGATTAAAATCGCCTGATGCCCCCGCATATTTAACAAGCTGAGTATGTGTAATGATTGGTTTATGAACAGTTTCAAGACTATGCATATGCTCAACCCTTTCTTTCTATAATATTTGAACGACTGATGAGTACTACTTCTTCGTCTCTTTTATAAACACTCTCAATTGTAATAAAATCCATTCTCTTTTTTTCAACATGCGAAATAACTTTTGCTAGACAAGAAATCGTATCACCGGCGTATATATCAGAAAAATATTCATATTCTTGTTCACCGTGTAGAACCATTAAGGGGTTTAAGTCAAGTTCACGTATTATTGTTTCGAAATCGATCCCTCCCCACATCTCAATAACTGTTGGAAACGTCGGCGGAATTGGAATATCACTAAATCCATCTCTTTTTGCTGTTTCAAAATCATAATAAATGGGATTATCGTCACCAATCGCTAAAGCAAATTCCTTAATTTTGCTTCGCTCAATAGTGAATGATTCGATCGAAAAAGTTAAGCCTGTTCTATCCAATTGAATCATCTCCTTTTATGTATACTAAATCGTTTTCTACTATGAAATATTCGTAATTATCTTTCTAAAATCCTGCTTTCTGCTTTATCAAAAAATGCATTTCCGGTATTTTCCATGTTGAAATTGTCATAATTTGACGAAAACAACCAGGTTATTGGGTAAAATAATAAGTAAAAATTGTTTACATTTTTATCATTATTGAATAAAATAGTATCAAATCTTAATTTTTCCCTAAGGAAACTTTTTTGTTTAAGGTTTACATTTAGGTGGGGAGGAAACAAATGATGCGTGATAAAACATTAGATAAAAAATATATACCAAAATTAAGCAAAACAAGAGTATCTGCAGATGCTGTCTTAAGAGGCGAGGTAACGGGAATAAAGAAAATTCTCCCTTTTTTAGGTCCAGCATTTATTGCAGCAGTCGCTTATATCGACCCTGGAAATTTCGCAACAAATATTACCGCGGGATCAAAGTATGGCTATCTCTTACTATGGGTAATTGCTTTTTCTAACTTAATGGCGGTATTAATCCAATCACTTTCTGCTAAATTAGGAATTGCAACAGGTAAAAACTTACCGGAAATTGCAAGAGATCGTTTTCCAAAAAGTGTTTCCATATTTTTATGGATTCAAAGTGAATTAGTTATTATCGCCACTGATCTAGCTGAATTTATTGGTGCTGCCCTTGGTTTATACTTATTATTTGATATACCAATGGTCCCTGCGGCGCTTATTACAGCGGTAGGTTCATTTGCGATATTAGAGTTACAAAGGCGTGGTTTTCGCTCTCTGGAGGCTGGAATTGCAGCAATGGTACTGATTGTTGTTCTCGCATTTGCCTTTCAAACTTTTCTAGCGAAACCGGATATGGGTGCTGTACTAGGTGGAATGATTACACCTAAGTTTGAAGGAGTTGATAGTATTTTGCTTGCTGCTGGTATTTTAGGGGCTACGGTCATGCCGCATGCAATCTACTTACACTCCTCACTAACACAAAATAGAATAGTTGGAAAAAATGAAGCCGAAAAGAAAAGAATTTTTAAATTTGAATTTATTGATATTATCATTGCGATGATTATTGCCGGTGCGATTAATATGTGTATGCTCATCGTTTCGGCTGCATTATTTTTTAAAAATGGGTTAATCGTTGAGGATCTTGATGTTGCCTTCCATCAATTTGGTCAGTATGTAAGCCCAATAGCCGCGATTTCTTTCGGACTAGGATTATTAATCGCCGGACTATCCAGCTCTTCAGTTGGTACAATGTCTGGTGATGTCGTAATGCAAGGATTTATTAATGTACGTATTAACTTATATTTACGGCGGGCGATAACAATGATCCCTGCGCTTGCTATAATAATTTCAGGTGTGAATCCAACAAATGCATTAGTTATGAGTCAAGTCATTTTATCATTTGGTATTGCCTTTGCATTAGTACCTCTTATTATGTTTACAAGTAATAAGAAGCTAATGGGAGGACTTACAAACCATCGTGTGACTACGATCATTGCATGGATAGTCGCAGCGTTAGTGATTTTATTAAATATCTTTTTACTGATTGAGACAGTATTTAAATAATATAAGAAAAAAGTCGTGTTCAAATACACGACTTTTTTTAATTACATCGGTGTTAATTCATTATTTTTTTTCAATCGCATATATAGCAGCTGTAGCTAATATTTCAGAGCCGGTAAAAATCGCTTCATGATCGAATACCATATTAGGATGATGAAGACCCGGCTTTAGGTCGCATCCTAATCCTAACATTGTCGCTTTTAGTTGTGGCCTTTTTATTGAATAATAATGAAAATCATCGCCGCCAGTTGTTTGAATCGGCGGAACATAATTATCGATACCAATTACATCAATAATTGCTTCTTTCATTTTTTTAACAGCATCAACATTAGATACAGCTGCCGGTACATTTGAACTGATTTGATAAGGGATTTTTACTTCATAAAATCGTTCTAATGCATCAATCATTAAATCAATTTTCCCTTGCATTTTATCCATCGCTTCATTAGTTTGCGCTCTCATATCTAAACTAAATTTTGCATGACCGGGAATGATGTTTGAGCTTTCACCGCCCGCTTGAAACTTTGTTAGTTTGACCGAGGAAGGGACGAGTGGATCTATATGAATAGTTTTCAGCATTTGATCAAGTGTGGCACCTATTTCAATGGCGTTTGCGCCTAAATGCGGGCGTGCACCATGAAGATCATCCCCAATAATATTTCCATCAATGAATCGGCATGCACCATGAATGATCATAGGCGATCCATGACCATTAGGAACTTCTTGAAACGGTCTTAAATGGACTCCAAATAAATAATCTACATCATCTACAACTTGTTCATTCACCATACATATAGCACCTTGCCCTTTTTCTTCTGCCGGTTGAAAGATGAACCTTATTGTCCCCTTTATTGGAGTGTTTTTTAATAACATAAGCACACCGATGACAATTGTCATATGGGCATCATGTCCACATGAATGATTCGCTTGAAATGTCCCGTTAACTTCTTGCCATAGTGCATCAATATCTGCACGTATGGCAATAACCGGTTTTCCGTTTCCTATTTCTGCAATTAGACCTGTATGATTTTTAAATGTTGTTACTCGACATCCAGCCTCCTCTACTAGTTTCTTTACATATTCCGTCGTCTTCTTTTCCTCCCAGCTTATCTCGGGATTCTGGTGAAGATGTTGGAAAATGACTATAAGTCGTTCTTTCATTTCGGTTGAACAAACAAACATGATGATCCTCCTTCATAGAAGTAAAACCCATAATGATTATAAATGAATCCGAATTGCTGTTTATCCTTAAATTGTGTATTAATAATTTTAGAATGAAAGTATACAATAGTTTATAGTGTATGATTCCTTTAGGTGATTTAGTTATTAAATTCAAGCATACAAA encodes:
- a CDS encoding SDR family NAD(P)-dependent oxidoreductase codes for the protein MMLHNQTAIVTGSGRGVGKAVAKILAEQGANVIISDLDEEHATAVASEIKEKGGQAVAFPGDVTHHRFAENIIDAAITSFGGLNILVNNAGYTWDGMIHKMSDDQFQAMLDIHLIAPFKLIRAAAPYMRNEVGSEIYRKIVNVSSVAGVMGNIGQANYASAKAGLIGLTKTVAKEWGSYNVNCNAVAFGLIDTRLTQSKEKGESFNGVSLGIPEKVRKMFEHSIPQQRAGTPEEAASAILYLASPLSNYVNGQVLHINGGMYT
- a CDS encoding M20 peptidase aminoacylase family protein; its protein translation is MFVCSTEMKERLIVIFQHLHQNPEISWEEKKTTEYVKKLVEEAGCRVTTFKNHTGLIAEIGNGKPVIAIRADIDALWQEVNGTFQANHSCGHDAHMTIVIGVLMLLKNTPIKGTIRFIFQPAEEKGQGAICMVNEQVVDDVDYLFGVHLRPFQEVPNGHGSPMIIHGACRFIDGNIIGDDLHGARPHLGANAIEIGATLDQMLKTIHIDPLVPSSVKLTKFQAGGESSNIIPGHAKFSLDMRAQTNEAMDKMQGKIDLMIDALERFYEVKIPYQISSNVPAAVSNVDAVKKMKEAIIDVIGIDNYVPPIQTTGGDDFHYYSIKRPQLKATMLGLGCDLKPGLHHPNMVFDHEAIFTGSEILATAAIYAIEKK
- a CDS encoding Nramp family divalent metal transporter; translation: MRDKTLDKKYIPKLSKTRVSADAVLRGEVTGIKKILPFLGPAFIAAVAYIDPGNFATNITAGSKYGYLLLWVIAFSNLMAVLIQSLSAKLGIATGKNLPEIARDRFPKSVSIFLWIQSELVIIATDLAEFIGAALGLYLLFDIPMVPAALITAVGSFAILELQRRGFRSLEAGIAAMVLIVVLAFAFQTFLAKPDMGAVLGGMITPKFEGVDSILLAAGILGATVMPHAIYLHSSLTQNRIVGKNEAEKKRIFKFEFIDIIIAMIIAGAINMCMLIVSAALFFKNGLIVEDLDVAFHQFGQYVSPIAAISFGLGLLIAGLSSSSVGTMSGDVVMQGFINVRINLYLRRAITMIPALAIIISGVNPTNALVMSQVILSFGIAFALVPLIMFTSNKKLMGGLTNHRVTTIIAWIVAALVILLNIFLLIETVFK
- a CDS encoding MaoC/PaaZ C-terminal domain-containing protein; translated protein: MHSLETVHKPIITHTQLVKYAGASGDFNPIHTVVPIAEKAGLGDVIAHGMLIMGMAGEALSKWFPRKNLRKFKVRFSSMTRPGECLSIEGSIVNEIEVDGELRLAGKLFVKNTEGETKLKGEFQVKKESEEV
- a CDS encoding helix-turn-helix domain-containing protein, whose product is MYNLLIADNDEFEAKGMKWLIESSVSNVNVKLAHNLIDTIMVLENDRPDIFIYETNIGMGEELLKAIKINQPTIISITMEATFEAAKKAIDIGTKCLLIKPFSPQELLNNINLFIRELERKGKNNLEKTFHTEKQNVVYEHLFLAESSFIEPYVFVAFQPEKVSILPKLNLFLKDYIFPVSPRIFPLSDMTICLFNSHADLDWSSLCKRFMYDWDQFERESIFIIINLEENPHLSLHEKYLHTKKMTEVTFFVGYRQVLEFTRELQWEFIDPFLTPGEQKQWISYLNEGNKEEISSFLSREFLQFTNPFPDPGLLRIRLTSILAQIRRHMKSTNLDHKLYEEEYLTIFDTILYESIIFRIIQRLIIFTSKIIDAVTDISKNSYTDIIEKCLKYMELNYWKKDFALSDLSNFAGRNSTYLSHLFVEKTKKTFRECLTDIRIKEAKKLLVETDMVVKEIASLTGFQNQYYFSRVFKNHAGMPPKQFRTKESLEHFTPS
- a CDS encoding FAS1-like dehydratase domain-containing protein, yielding MIQLDRTGLTFSIESFTIERSKIKEFALAIGDDNPIYYDFETAKRDGFSDIPIPPTFPTVIEMWGGIDFETIIRELDLNPLMVLHGEQEYEYFSDIYAGDTISCLAKVISHVEKKRMDFITIESVYKRDEEVVLISRSNIIERKG